From a single Sediminibacterium sp. KACHI17 genomic region:
- a CDS encoding histidine kinase, whose amino-acid sequence MNFKNALPLVINTTSVKKRIIHHTLFWLAYVSYKTYLNIASYPRGKDPIPFIDIFNTSVKAQLSFLLIKVPLVYTLFAIVNQFNTKNWGVVKTFFCSLILLLAGTFLFTVFNDLFVLPYIYGLPGDDLLDIGISSILYNAFVLAFLCGTALAIKLVRINLQIRKREEETARKKLLTELQFLKSQINPHFLFNTLNNIYGLARKKSDDTAEVVMKLSKLLRFMLYETAQSSINIADELKVVKDYIELEQLRYGTRLDIEYTEDIDHLEQQITPLILIPFVENAFKHGLSETRFHSYIKIHTFLKKGHLLFSIENSKSENEGKAPERIGLKNVKRQLELLYPEHDLKINLTPETFKVTLTINLSKNATL is encoded by the coding sequence ATGAATTTTAAAAATGCTCTACCCCTGGTCATTAATACAACCTCAGTGAAAAAAAGAATCATACACCATACCTTATTCTGGCTAGCGTATGTGTCTTATAAAACCTACCTCAATATCGCTTCCTATCCACGAGGCAAGGACCCAATCCCATTTATAGATATTTTCAATACATCTGTAAAAGCGCAACTGTCATTTTTGCTCATCAAAGTACCATTGGTATATACTCTATTTGCTATAGTTAATCAATTCAACACAAAAAACTGGGGAGTCGTTAAAACATTTTTTTGCTCTTTGATTTTATTATTAGCCGGAACATTTCTTTTTACGGTTTTTAATGACCTTTTTGTTCTGCCCTATATCTACGGACTACCCGGTGATGATTTATTGGATATTGGTATATCATCTATCTTATACAATGCATTTGTGCTGGCATTTCTCTGTGGTACAGCTTTGGCAATTAAACTGGTACGCATCAATCTTCAAATTCGAAAAAGAGAAGAAGAAACTGCTCGAAAAAAATTATTAACAGAGTTGCAATTTCTTAAATCGCAGATCAATCCACACTTTTTATTCAATACGCTAAATAATATATACGGACTGGCTCGAAAAAAATCAGATGATACCGCAGAAGTCGTGATGAAATTATCCAAACTGCTTCGTTTTATGTTATATGAAACAGCGCAATCCTCTATCAACATAGCTGATGAGCTAAAAGTGGTAAAAGATTATATTGAATTAGAACAACTTCGATACGGAACTCGCTTGGATATTGAATATACAGAGGACATAGATCATCTTGAACAACAGATCACACCACTGATTCTGATTCCCTTCGTTGAAAATGCATTTAAACATGGTCTAAGTGAGACCAGGTTTCACTCCTATATTAAAATTCATACATTTTTAAAAAAAGGACATCTACTGTTTTCGATTGAAAACTCTAAATCAGAGAATGAAGGAAAAGCACCTGAAAGAATTGGCTTGAAAAATGTAAAAAGACAACTTGAATTACTATATCCTGAACATGATCTAAAAATTAATTTAACCCCTGAGACGTTTAAAGTAACCCTAACCATAAACCTTTCAAAAAATGCAACTTTATAA
- a CDS encoding M20/M25/M40 family metallo-hydrolase, giving the protein MTLTFIEQPIMKYQHTVFSIRIIGTIILFQLLQPLYLTAQVYSQAWPEKKYLDSSIQVLMDILSIPNDAAFPADIDRNIQWMDQQLSKRGFKVTLLPSKARPFVFAEYHVDEKLPTVLYYMHFDGQPVAASAWKQKNAYKPVFKEKTDTGWSIIPTPHSGQPYNPEWRVFARSASDDKGPIAMFLFAMDMLRIEGKKPAYNVKVILDSEEEKGSPNLPAMVKQHAGLLRSDRFVILDGPRHNSNQPTLLFGCRGVADIALEVFGPRFDQHSGHYGNYAPNPAFELSKLLVSMKDEKGQVLIPGFYKDITIHDAVRKDLLAVPDKKEIINQQIGIAKEVNPELSYQESLQYPSLNILNFTSGEPEIGTRNIVPSFAKANVDIRLVPESDPKHIEAIIRKFIQEKGFHIIENRKPTEEERMKYPKIISFLFRLSSLAFVTEPNTPTGSWVSGIVEQVFGVKPVKIRMSGGTVPIAPFIRELAIPAVLVPTVNPDNSQHAANENLRLANYFEGIQLTYEILKTGFK; this is encoded by the coding sequence ATGACTTTAACCTTCATTGAACAACCTATTATGAAGTACCAGCATACAGTGTTTTCAATCCGTATCATTGGCACAATAATCTTATTCCAGCTATTGCAGCCGCTTTATTTAACCGCTCAGGTCTATTCTCAAGCCTGGCCGGAAAAGAAGTATTTGGACAGTTCGATTCAAGTATTGATGGATATTTTGTCTATTCCAAATGATGCGGCATTTCCTGCTGACATCGATCGTAATATTCAATGGATGGATCAGCAATTATCAAAGAGAGGATTTAAAGTCACATTACTACCTTCCAAAGCCCGCCCGTTTGTATTTGCTGAATACCATGTAGATGAAAAATTACCTACGGTTTTGTATTATATGCATTTTGACGGACAGCCTGTTGCAGCAAGTGCATGGAAACAAAAGAATGCATACAAGCCTGTATTCAAAGAGAAAACAGATACGGGATGGAGTATTATTCCAACTCCTCATTCGGGGCAGCCCTATAACCCTGAATGGCGAGTTTTTGCTCGTTCGGCTTCGGATGATAAAGGTCCTATTGCCATGTTTCTTTTTGCAATGGATATGCTTCGTATCGAAGGAAAAAAGCCTGCATACAATGTAAAAGTGATATTGGATAGCGAAGAAGAAAAAGGCTCTCCCAATTTACCTGCCATGGTAAAACAACATGCAGGTTTGCTTCGATCAGATCGATTCGTGATCCTTGATGGTCCAAGACATAATTCCAATCAACCTACATTATTATTTGGCTGCAGAGGTGTGGCCGATATCGCTCTTGAAGTATTTGGACCACGGTTCGACCAACATAGTGGTCATTATGGAAATTATGCCCCTAATCCGGCATTTGAGCTTTCTAAATTGTTGGTGTCGATGAAAGATGAAAAGGGACAAGTGCTGATCCCTGGATTTTACAAGGACATAACGATCCATGATGCGGTTAGAAAAGATCTGCTTGCGGTGCCGGATAAAAAAGAAATCATCAATCAGCAGATCGGTATAGCAAAAGAAGTGAATCCCGAGTTGAGTTATCAGGAATCATTACAATATCCATCACTCAATATTTTAAATTTTACATCCGGAGAACCAGAGATCGGAACTAGAAATATCGTGCCCTCATTCGCAAAAGCGAATGTTGATATCAGGCTTGTGCCTGAAAGTGATCCTAAACATATTGAAGCAATCATCAGAAAATTCATACAGGAGAAAGGCTTTCATATCATTGAAAACCGAAAACCAACCGAAGAGGAAAGAATGAAGTACCCAAAGATCATTTCATTTCTCTTCAGATTATCGTCTTTGGCATTTGTAACAGAGCCGAATACTCCAACCGGATCATGGGTTTCGGGTATTGTTGAGCAAGTATTTGGAGTCAAACCTGTAAAGATCAGAATGTCCGGGGGAACGGTACCTATCGCACCTTTCATTCGAGAGCTGGCCATTCCCGCAGTATTGGTGCCAACTGTGAATCCGGATAATAGTCAGCATGCAGCCAATGAAAACCTACGACTGGCAAACTATTTTGAAGGGATTCAACTGACCTATGAAATTTTGAAAACAGGATTTAAATGA